Proteins from one Setaria italica strain Yugu1 chromosome V, Setaria_italica_v2.0, whole genome shotgun sequence genomic window:
- the LOC101770172 gene encoding uncharacterized protein LOC101770172 isoform X1 has product MAREPSPEIDDELFNEVYGKAYNGPVAPATNSVMPKVNDEKRPLSRDKSDDEEEAPDPNAVPTDFTSREAKVWEAKAKATERNWKKRKEEEMICKICGDSGHFTQGCPSTLGANRRNADFFERVPARDKQVRNLFTESMISQIEKDVGCKIRMDEKFLFVSGKDRLILAKGVDAVHKIIQESKGKYSQSSPKRDRSRSPVRNTTEFRPRHSDSHQSHSPRISDSRRSCSPRISDSRRSRSPRNASRSQSKGYYNERHLDGRLHDSMPKFSKGSPQARAYANFGAKGRPAQSKFPRHSSYLDVSPRTHGENNQFAASNMANNWGIERHEADVRSSLKFDVPSHQQTLEELEMEFKREATELARARNQEEDEENYKHRESLRVMRENYMDRVTTMRNMHARTWEEFFEQTFKRQQQAQTSYSQIGYPGFEQRTTHISAALQPMDSKSTYPYASDNYSAPKAHAAYGKFQHERHGDLGRTYGRY; this is encoded by the exons ATGGCAAGGGAACCTAGTCCTGAAATAGATGATGAACTTTTCAATGAAGTTTATGGGAAAGCATATAATGGTCCAGTTGCACCAGCTACAAATAGTGTGATGCctaaagtaaatgatgagaagAGGCCCCTGTCTCGTGATAAGTCAGATGACGAAGAGGAGGCCCCAGATCCTAATGCTGTTCCTACGGACTTCACTAGCAGAGAGGCTAAGGTCTGGGAGGCTAAAGCTAAGGCTACAGAAAGGAactggaagaagaggaaggaggaagaaatgaTCTGTAAAATATGTGGAGACTCGGGCCATTTTACTCAG GGTTGTCCATCCACACTTGGGGCAAATAGGAGAAATGCTGACTTTTTTGAAAGAGTTCCAGCAAGAGATAAGCAAGTCAGGAATCTTTTCACTGAGAGTATGATAAGCCAGATTGAGAAGGATGTGGGGTGTAAAATCAGAATGGACGAGAAGTTCCTGTTTGTCAGTGGGAAGGATAGGTTAATATTAGCCAAAGGTGTAGATGCTGTGCATAAAATTATTCAAGAGAGTAAAGGTAAATATAGTCAAAGCAGTCCAAAACGGGATCGCTCTAGGTCACCTGTACGGAACACCACTGAGTTTCGTCCCAGACACTCTGATTCTCATCAGTCCCATAGCCCAAGAATTTCTGATTCTCGACGGTCCTGTAGCCCAAGAATTTCTGATTCTCGACGGTCCCGTAGCCCAAGAAATGCATCACGCTCTCAAAGTAAAGGATACTATAATGAAAGGCATCTAGATGGCCGATTGCATGACAGTATGCCCAAGTTTTCAAAAGGATCTCCACAAG CTCGAG CTTATGCCAACTTTGGAGCAAAAGGCCGTCCAGCCCAATCAAAATTTCCACGCCATTCCTCTTATCTTGATGTTTCCCCTAGAACACATGGTGAGAATAACCAATTTGCGGCATCAAACATGGCCAATAACTGGGGCATTGAGAGGCATGAAGCAGATGTCCGTTCAAGCCTTAAGTTTGATGTGCCATCCCATCAACAAACCTTGGAAGAGCTTGAAATGGAGTTTAAGAGGGAAGCTACAGAATTAGCTAGAGCCCGTAATcaagaggaggatgaagagaaCTACAAGCATCGAGAG TCGCTGAGAGTGATGCGAGAAAATTACATGGACAGAGTGACTACCATGAGGAATATGCATGCAAGGACgtgggaagaattttttgaacaAACCTTTAAAAGGCAACAGCAAGCACAGACTTCTTACTCCCAAATAGGTTATCCAGGTTTCGAGCAGAGAACTACACATATTTCAGCTGCACTTCAACCAATGGATTCAAAGAGCACATATCCATATGCTTCTGATAACTATTCAGCCCCGAAGGCTCATGCAGCATATGGCAAGTTTCAGCACGAAAGACATGGTGATCTTGGGAGGACCTATGGGCGATATTAG
- the LOC101770172 gene encoding uncharacterized protein LOC101770172 isoform X2 — protein MAREPSPEIDDELFNEVYGKAYNGPVAPATNSVMPKVNDEKRPLSRDKSDDEEEAPDPNAVPTDFTSREAKVWEAKAKATERNWKKRKEEEMICKICGDSGHFTQGCPSTLGANRRNADFFERVPARDKQVRNLFTESMISQIEKDVGCKIRMDEKFLFVSGKDRLILAKGVDAVHKIIQESKGKYSQSSPKRDRSRSPVRNTTEFRPRHSDSHQSHSPRISDSRRSCSPRISDSRRSRSPRNASRSQSKGYYNERHLDGRLHDSMPKFSKGSPQAYANFGAKGRPAQSKFPRHSSYLDVSPRTHGENNQFAASNMANNWGIERHEADVRSSLKFDVPSHQQTLEELEMEFKREATELARARNQEEDEENYKHRESLRVMRENYMDRVTTMRNMHARTWEEFFEQTFKRQQQAQTSYSQIGYPGFEQRTTHISAALQPMDSKSTYPYASDNYSAPKAHAAYGKFQHERHGDLGRTYGRY, from the exons ATGGCAAGGGAACCTAGTCCTGAAATAGATGATGAACTTTTCAATGAAGTTTATGGGAAAGCATATAATGGTCCAGTTGCACCAGCTACAAATAGTGTGATGCctaaagtaaatgatgagaagAGGCCCCTGTCTCGTGATAAGTCAGATGACGAAGAGGAGGCCCCAGATCCTAATGCTGTTCCTACGGACTTCACTAGCAGAGAGGCTAAGGTCTGGGAGGCTAAAGCTAAGGCTACAGAAAGGAactggaagaagaggaaggaggaagaaatgaTCTGTAAAATATGTGGAGACTCGGGCCATTTTACTCAG GGTTGTCCATCCACACTTGGGGCAAATAGGAGAAATGCTGACTTTTTTGAAAGAGTTCCAGCAAGAGATAAGCAAGTCAGGAATCTTTTCACTGAGAGTATGATAAGCCAGATTGAGAAGGATGTGGGGTGTAAAATCAGAATGGACGAGAAGTTCCTGTTTGTCAGTGGGAAGGATAGGTTAATATTAGCCAAAGGTGTAGATGCTGTGCATAAAATTATTCAAGAGAGTAAAGGTAAATATAGTCAAAGCAGTCCAAAACGGGATCGCTCTAGGTCACCTGTACGGAACACCACTGAGTTTCGTCCCAGACACTCTGATTCTCATCAGTCCCATAGCCCAAGAATTTCTGATTCTCGACGGTCCTGTAGCCCAAGAATTTCTGATTCTCGACGGTCCCGTAGCCCAAGAAATGCATCACGCTCTCAAAGTAAAGGATACTATAATGAAAGGCATCTAGATGGCCGATTGCATGACAGTATGCCCAAGTTTTCAAAAGGATCTCCACAAG CTTATGCCAACTTTGGAGCAAAAGGCCGTCCAGCCCAATCAAAATTTCCACGCCATTCCTCTTATCTTGATGTTTCCCCTAGAACACATGGTGAGAATAACCAATTTGCGGCATCAAACATGGCCAATAACTGGGGCATTGAGAGGCATGAAGCAGATGTCCGTTCAAGCCTTAAGTTTGATGTGCCATCCCATCAACAAACCTTGGAAGAGCTTGAAATGGAGTTTAAGAGGGAAGCTACAGAATTAGCTAGAGCCCGTAATcaagaggaggatgaagagaaCTACAAGCATCGAGAG TCGCTGAGAGTGATGCGAGAAAATTACATGGACAGAGTGACTACCATGAGGAATATGCATGCAAGGACgtgggaagaattttttgaacaAACCTTTAAAAGGCAACAGCAAGCACAGACTTCTTACTCCCAAATAGGTTATCCAGGTTTCGAGCAGAGAACTACACATATTTCAGCTGCACTTCAACCAATGGATTCAAAGAGCACATATCCATATGCTTCTGATAACTATTCAGCCCCGAAGGCTCATGCAGCATATGGCAAGTTTCAGCACGAAAGACATGGTGATCTTGGGAGGACCTATGGGCGATATTAG
- the LOC101768958 gene encoding uncharacterized protein LOC101768958: protein MGPRAPLLLAVAAACSLLAAPPAAATLPSQTASSKTVADVCKGTAYPALCTTTAGEQAKRYPVVEALTVLEMQVDAFAKRTEAARAHVAEAAQTASPAARAKLDLCNSLYLDVLDNLGACRRAIGFKDAVTIRATMGMAAQDMQNCDEQFRQIGEKNPMERFDESLVEMSENCRSLSNMI from the coding sequence ATGGGACCCcgcgcgccgctgctcctcgccgtcgcggcggcctgCTCGCTCCTGGCCGCGCCCCCGGCGGCCGCGACCCTGCCCTCCCAGACCGCCAGCTCCAAGACGGTGGCGGACGTGTGCAAGGGCACGGCGTACCCGGCGCTGtgcacgacgacggcgggggagCAGGCGAAGCGGTACCCCGTGGTGGAGGCGCTGACGGTGCTGGAGATGCAGGTGGACGCGTTCGCCAAGCGCACGGAGGCAGCGCGGGCGCACGTGGCGGAGGCGGCCCAGAcggcgtccccggcggcgcgggcgaagCTGGACCTGTGCAACAGCCTGTACCTGGACGTGCTGGACAACCTGGGCGCCTGCCGCCGCGCCATCGGCTTCAAGGACGCCGTCACCATCCGCGCCACCATGGGCATGGCGGCGCAGGACATGCAGAACTGCGACGAGCAGTTCAGGCAGATCGGCGAGAAGAACCCCATGGAGCGCTTCGACGAGTCGCTCGTCGAGATGTCCGAGAACTGCCGCTCGCTCTCCAACATGATCTGA
- the LOC101776925 gene encoding uncharacterized protein LOC101776925, which translates to MATAGARAVLIVLGAAAVALQLAAAPVSAGRDNTAAVAEVCKNTPFPELCTGSTQKHARKYDTVDPLTVLEMQVDAFKKRVRAASRRAKREARTAATPEQRRALNLCKSFYLDAGDNLGACKRAIRFRDGVTIRATMSMAAQDMQNCDEEFRKAAAKNPVCDLNRSLVDMSENCRALSNMIPAS; encoded by the coding sequence ATGGCCACGGCCGGAGCCCGCGCGGTGCTCATCGTCCtcggcgcggccgccgtcgcgctcCAGCTGGCCGCGGCGCCGGTGTCGGCCGGCAGGGACAACAccgccgcggtggcggaggTGTGCAAGAACACCCCGTTCCCGGAGCTGTGCACGGGCTCGACGCAGAAGCACGCCAGGAAGTACGACACGGTGGACCCGCTGACGGTGCTGGAGATGCAGGTGGACGCGTTCAAGAAGCGGGTGAGGGCGGCGAGCAGGCGCGCCAAGAGGGAGGCCAGGACGGCGGCCACCCCGGAGCAGCGCCGGGCGCTGAACCTCTGCAAGAGCTTCTACCTCGACGCCGGCGACAACCTCGGCGCTTGCAAGCGCGCCATCAGGTTCAGGGACGGCGTCACCATCCGCGCCACCATGAGCATGGCGGCGCAGGACATGCAGAACTGCGACGAGGAGTTCAGGAAGGCCGCCGCCAAGAACCCCGTCTGCGACCTCAACAGGTCGCTCGTCGACATGTCCGAGAACTGCCGCGCCCTCTCCAACATGATCCCTGCTAGCTGA
- the LOC101769363 gene encoding receptor-like protein kinase ANXUR2, whose protein sequence is MAWLGRAGCRPSRGFSEDTLRNLAFNFLAAVLILEFLSGISLVVQTSALEVVAPAMPPSQGWRPFHSMASQDKVLIGVSVQPADEQRQKKLYSSTVALSSAHPPVSVPSYSSVPGTLDLAIYSSDLSRPLVQHDRILATAAPAHVDADPPDAASNSSAAPSGLVQPPVSPHNGCCAPNMVQKRGTRDCHCVYPVRVELFLRNVSLISNWSNDFLQELASQLNLRVNQFEIVNFYVVGASGLNITMDIAPHTGISFAADQVNTMNYSLTQHTIRIDPVLVGDYNLLNLTWFRPLAPAPAPAFTIAPKASPSTSSTIPSPSGDPSNNRHSSLITVIIICVGALIGVLLIVLTICFCTFRKGKKKVPPVETPKQRTPDAVSAVESLPRPTSTRFLSYEELKAATNNFEPSSVLGEGGFGRVFKGVLGDGTAVAIKKLTTGGHQGDKEFLVEVEMLSRLHHRNLVKLIGYYSSRESSQNLLCYELVPNGSLEAWLHGALGANCPLDWDTRMRIALDAARGLAYLHEDSQPCVIHRDFKASNILLENDFHAKVSDFGLAKQAPEGRANYLSTRVMGTFGYVAPEYAMTGHLLVKSDVYSYGVVLLELLTGRRPVDMSQPSGQENLVTWARPILRDQDRLEELADPRLGAQYPKDDFVRVCTIAAACVSPEANQRPTMGEVVQSLKMVQRSVEFQESMPTPPTRPNVRQSSTTYESDGTSSMFSSGPFSGLSPFDTETIPRTAVFSEDLHEAAAIAESKPYAPADRVLLNCGSATDSLDGDGRKWMADTNDDTWLTDSGKSSLMMAADRMDNGLPSTIPYMTARVFTMEAVYNFTVNPRDRHWVRLHFYPSSYNGLAPDGFHFSVTTSTGLTLLRNFSAYTYAKALSQAFIIREFSLPPTPAGFLSITFTPMPVGNDTYAFVNGIEVISMPDLFSDPATMVGFADQTVDIAGAALQTMYRFNVGGMYIPPSNDSGLTRQWYDDTPYVLGPVQGVIYRAGPHFQLKYPSEVAEYAAPPEVYLGTRSMGSDPRLNQNYNLTWTMPVDCNFTYVARLHFCELLLSRPNQRAFDIYVNNKTAQSDADVIGMTTEKGVPMYKDFAVSVADEPGDEAMWVALHPSVALRPQFYDATLNGLEVFKINGTDGNLAGPNPDPSRLLAKAELGAGDEGVPRTHGHRNMGTVMGGTAGGAAALGLVAAICVVWYQEKKSRELAAAGGSHTSGWLPLFHSHTSNKSSGHLAANLAGMCRHFSFADIKVATKNFSESLVIGVGGFGKVYRGVVDGDTKVAIKRSNPSSEQGVHEFQTEVEMLSKLRHRHLVSLIGFCEDAGEMILVYDYMEHGTLREHLYMGGKPPLSWRHRLDICIGAARGLHYLHTGAKYTIIHRDVKTTNILVDGDWVAKVSDFGLSKSGPTTVNQTHVSTMVKGSFGYLDPEYFRRQQLTDKSDVYSFGVVLFEVLLARPALDPALPREQVSLADYALLCQRNGTLKDVIDPAIKDQIAPECLKKFADTAEKCIGEQGIERPSMGDVLWNLEFAMQLQDAFEGGSCGGRRPAGEGSGTAGRSAAALEPSNSNGSAASVTTLETSSTTRPPHEACIIVEENDDEVANSAAFSQLVRPTGR, encoded by the exons ATGGCGTGGCTCGGGCGGGCGGGCTGCCGCCCCAGTCGAG GATTTTCTGAAGATACTTTGAGAAATCTTGCATTCAATTTCTTGGCTGCTGTGTTGATCCTGGAATTTCTCAGTGGGATCAGTTTGGTTGTTCAAACTTCAGCTCTAGAAGTAGTGGCTCCTGCTATGCCTCCATCTCAAGGTTGGAGACCATTTCATTCCATGGCATCTCAAGATAAAGTCCTCATAGGTGTTTCAGTGCAACCAGCAGATGAGCAAAGACAAAAGAAGCTATATTCATCAACAGTTGCCCTGTCATCCGCACATCCTCCTGTTTCAGTGCCTAGCTATAGTTCTGTGCCTGGCACTTTAGATCTGGCCATTTATTCCTCAGATCTATCACGTCCTTTGGTGCAGCATGACAGAATATTAGCAACGGCTGCTCCTGCTCATGTTGATGCTGACCCTCCAGATGCAGCTTCCAATTCAAGCGCAGCTCCTTCTGGATTAGTGCAACCTCCAGTATCCCCTCACAATG GCTGTTGTGCACCAAACATGGTACAAAAACGAGGCACCCGGGACTGCCATTGTGTTTATCCAGTGAGAGTTGAGCTCTTCCTTCGTAATGTTTCCTTGATTTCAAATTGGAGCAACGACTTTCTTCAAGAACTTGCTTCTCAGCTCAACCTGCGTGTTAATCAGTTCGAGATTGTAAATTTTTACGTTGTTGGAGCTTCTGGACTAAATATCACAATGGATATAGCACCCCATACCGGAATTAGCTTTGCAGCCGATCAAGTTAACACAATGAATTATTCACTTACTCAGCATACAATTCGGATTGATCCTGTGTTGGTCGGGGACTATAATCTTCTTAATTTAACATGGTTCAGGCCATTGGCCCCAGCCCCAG CTCCAGCATTCACAATAGCACCTAAGGCCTCTCCATCTACATCATCTACCATACCAAGTCCGAGTGGGGATCCCAGCAACAATAGACATTCAAGCCTGATTACTGTCATTATCATATGTGTTGGTGCTCTAATTGGGGTCTTGCTGATTGTTTTAACAATTTGCTTCTGCACAtttagaaaagggaaaaagaaagtgCCTCCTGTTGAAACAC CCAAGCAAAGGACGCCAGATGCAGTTTCTGCAGTGGAGTCACTTCCTCGCCCCACCAGCACAAGGTTCCTTTCATACGAAGAACTGAAAGCGGCAACAAATAACTTTGAGCCTTCAAGTGTGCTTGGAGAAGGTGGTTTTGGCCGTGTCTTTAAGGGGGTACTGGGTGATGGTACGGCTGTTGCTATAAAGAAGCTTACTACCGGAGGGCACCAAGGAGACAAGGAGTTTTTAGTTGAAGTGGAAATGCTGAGCAGATTGCACCACCGAAATCTTGTGAAACTCATTGGTTACTATAGCAGCCGCGAGTCATCACAGAACCTTCTTTGTTATGAGCTTGTTCCCAATGGAAGCCTTGAGGCTTGGCTTCACG GTGCACTAGGTGCTAACTGCCCCTTGGATTGGGACACCAGGATGAGGATAGCACTTGATGCTGCCCGGGGATTAGCATACCTCCATGAGGATTCGCAGCCCTGCGTAATCCACAGGGATTTCAAAGCCTCTAATATATTGCTCGAGAATGATTTTCATGCTAAGGTATCTGATTTTGGTCTGGCAAAACAGGCGCCTGAAGGGCGGGCTAATTATCTTTCAACTCGTGTCATGGGAACTTTCGG GTATGTTGCCCCCGAGTATGCGATGACAGGACACTTGCTTGTAAAAAGCGATGTATATAGCTATGGAGTCGTTCTACTTGAACTACTAACTGGGAGGAGGCCTGTGGATATGTCACAGCCGTCTGGGCAGGAAAACCTAGTGACGTGG GCACGGCCGATTCTTCGAGATCAAGATAGATTAGAGGAACTAGCTGACCCCAGGCTTGGCGCCCAGTACCCGAAAGATGATTTTGTGCGGGTGTGCACAATCGCAGCAGCCTGTGTTTCACCAGAGGCAAACCAAAGGCCAACAATGGGTGAGGTGGTGCAGTCACTCAAGATGGTTCAAAGATCTGTAGAGTTCCAGGAATCTATGCCGACACCGCCCACCCGCCCCAACGTCCGGCAGTCTTCGACGACCTATGAATCTGATGGTACCTCATCCATGTTCTCTTCCGGCCCCTTCTCAGGCCTCAGCCCCTTTGACACCGAAACCATTCCAAGAACTGCGGTTTTCTCAGAAGATCTCCATGAAG ccgccgccatCGCGGAGTCCAAGCCGTACGCCCCGGCGGACAGGGTCCTGCTCAACTGCGGGTCCGCGACGGACAGCCTGGACGGCGACGGCCGGAAGTGGATGGCGGACACGAACGATGACACGTGGCTGACCGATTCCGGCAAGTCGTCCCTGATGATGGCGGCCGACAGGATGGACAACGGCCTGCCGTCCACCATCCCCTACATGACGGCGCGCGTGTTCACCATGGAGGCCGTGTACAACTTCACCGTGAACCCGCGTGACCGCCACTGGGTGCGCCTCCACTTCTACCCTTCCTCCTACAACGGCCTGGCCCCCGACGGCTTCCACTTCTCCGTGACCACCTCCACCGGCCTCACGCTGCTCCGCAACTTCAGCGCGTACACCTACGCCAAGGCGCTGAGCCAGGCGTTCATCATCCGGGAGTTCTCGCtcccgccgacgccggcggggTTCCTGTCCATCACCTTCACGCCGATGCCGGTGGGTAACGACACCTACGCCTTCGTCAACGGCATCGAGGTGATCTCCATGCCCGACCTCTTCTCCGACCCGGCCACCATGGTTGGCTTCGCGGACCAGACTGTGgacatcgccggcgccgcgctccaGACCATGTACCGCTTCAACGTCGGCGGCATGTACATCCCGCCGTCCAACGACTCCGGCCTCACCCGGCAGTGGTACGACGACACGCCCTACGTGCTGGGCCCGGTGCAGGGCGTCATCTACAGGGCCGGCCCCCACTTCCAGCTCAAGTACCCCAGCGAGGTCGCCGAgtacgccgcgccgccggaggtgTACCTGGGCACCCGCTCCATGGGCTCCGACCCGCGCCTCAACCAGAACTACAACCTCACCTGGACCATGCCCGTGGACTGCAACTTCACCTACGTCGCCCGCCTCCACTTCTGCGAGCTGCTGCTCAGCCGCCCCAACCAGCGGGCCTTCGACATCTACGTCAACAACAAGACGGCGCAGTCCGACGCCGATGTGATCGGGATGACGACGGAGAAGGGCGTGCCCATGTACAAGGACTTCGCGGTGTCCGTGGCCGACGAGCCCGGGGACGAGGCCATGTGGGTGGCGCTGCACCCGTCGGTGGCGCTCCGCCCGCAGTTCTACGACGCCACCCTCAACGGCCTCGAGGTCTTCAAGATCAACGGCACCGACGGCAACCTGGCCGGGCCCAACCCGGACCCGTCCAGGCTGCTCGCCAAGGCGGAGCTGGGCGCGGGCGACGAGGGGGTGCCCAGGACCCACGGGCACCGCAACATGGGCACGGTGATGGGCGGCACGGCGGGCGGCGCTGCCGCGCTCGGGCTCGTCGCCGCCATCTGCGTGGTGTGGTACCAGGAGAAGAAGAGCAGggagctggccgccgccggcgggtcGCACACCTCCGGCTGGCTGCCGCTGTTCCACTCCCACACGAGCAACAAGTCGTCGGGCCACCTCGCGGCGAACCTGGCGGGCATGTGCCGGCACTTCTCGTTCGCCGACATCAAGGTGGCCACCAAAAACTTCAGCGAGTCGCTGGTGATCGGCGTGGGCGGGTTTGGGAAGGTGTACCGTGGCGTGGTGGACGGCGACACCAAGGTGGCCATCAAGCGGTCGAACCCGTCGTCGGAGCAGGGCGTGCACGAGTTCCAGACGGAGGTGGAGATGCTGTCCAAGCTGCGGCACCGGCACCTCGTCTCCCTCATCGGCTTCTGCGAGGACGCCGGGGAGATGATCCTGGTCTACGACTACATGGAGCACGGCACGCTGCGGGAGCACCTCTACATGGGCGGCAAGCCGCCGCTGTCGTGGCGGCACCGCCTCGACATCTGCATCGGCGCCGCGCGGGGCCTGCACTACCTCCACACCGGCGCCAAGTACACCATTATCCACCGCGACGTCAAGACCACCAACATCCTCGTCGACGGGGACTGGGTCGCCAAAGTCTCCGACTTCGGCCTCTCCAAGTCCGGCCCCACCACGGTCAACCAGACGCACGTCAGCACCATGGTCAAGGGCAGCTTCGGGTACCTCGACCCGGAGTACttccggcggcagcagctcacCGACAAGTCCGACGTCTACTCCTTCGGTGTCGTGCTCTTCGAGGTGCTCCTCGCGCGGCCGGCGCTCGACCCGGCGCTGCCACGGGAGCAGGTCAGCCTCGCCGACTACGCGCTCCTGTGCCAGCGGAACGGCACCCTGAAGGACGTCATCGACCCGGCGATCAAGGACCAGATCGCGCCGGAGTGCCTCAAGAAGTTCGCCGACACGGCCGAGAAGTGCATCGGCGAGCAGGGCATCGAGCGCCCGTCCATGGGGGACGTGCTCTGGAACCTCGAGTTCGCGATGCAGCTGCAGGACGCCTTCGAAGGGGGCAGCTGCGGCGGGCGCCGGCCCGCCGGCGAGGGCAGCGGCACGGCGgggcgctcggcggcggcgctcgagccCAGCAACAGCAACGGGAGCGCGGCCAGCGTCACGACGCTGGAGACGTCGTCCAcgacccggccgccgcacgAGGCGTGCATCATCGTCGAGGAGAACGACGACGAGGTGGCCAACAGCGCGGCATTCTCGCAGCTCGTGCGCCCGACTGGCCGGTGA